Proteins encoded by one window of Halomonas sp. SH5A2:
- a CDS encoding cupin domain-containing protein, giving the protein MQSDVVNLADKFRKFSEYWSPRVVAELNDYQFKLAKFQGDFVWHDHKDTDEVFLVVKGAMGIELRSGTVHLSEGEMYVVPKGVEHRPFAESECHVLLIEPRGVVNTGDSGGELKAENDVWV; this is encoded by the coding sequence ATGCAATCAGACGTAGTTAATTTGGCCGATAAGTTCAGAAAATTTTCTGAGTATTGGTCACCTCGCGTGGTCGCAGAATTGAACGATTATCAGTTCAAACTGGCGAAGTTTCAGGGCGACTTTGTGTGGCATGATCATAAGGATACGGACGAGGTTTTTCTGGTCGTCAAAGGTGCAATGGGCATCGAACTCCGAAGTGGTACTGTTCATCTATCCGAGGGCGAAATGTATGTAGTGCCCAAAGGGGTGGAACATAGACCCTTTGCTGAAAGTGAGTGTCATGTTCTCCTAATTGAGCCCCGAGGCGTGGTGAATACCGGAGACTCGGGCGGAGAGCTTAAGGCGGAAAATGATGTCTGGGTTTAG
- a CDS encoding GNAT family N-acetyltransferase codes for MQITLRTPEKADYEAIASWVTDEKACSRWAGPSVPFPFAATDLPELLAVEEGSSYCLSNSDNRCVGFGQFWAGKQGAVHIGRIIISPEERGKGTGRLLCEKLMAKARQSAGASTVTLRVYRDNTAAHSLYSSLGFSVIKSESTDDLLFMSAMANEVAREITSKL; via the coding sequence ATGCAAATAACTCTACGAACACCAGAAAAAGCCGATTATGAGGCTATTGCGTCTTGGGTCACTGACGAGAAAGCCTGTTCTCGCTGGGCGGGGCCATCAGTACCGTTTCCCTTTGCTGCAACCGATTTGCCTGAGCTGCTCGCCGTTGAGGAAGGCTCAAGCTATTGTTTATCCAATAGCGATAACCGCTGCGTTGGTTTTGGCCAGTTCTGGGCTGGGAAGCAGGGCGCTGTTCATATCGGCAGGATTATTATTTCGCCAGAGGAAAGAGGAAAGGGCACCGGCCGCTTGCTGTGTGAAAAGCTGATGGCAAAGGCCAGGCAATCAGCAGGTGCGTCGACGGTGACGCTGCGCGTCTATCGAGACAACACTGCCGCTCATTCTTTATATTCAAGCCTTGGCTTCTCCGTCATAAAGTCAGAGTCCACGGATGACTTATTGTTTATGAGTGCAATGGCCAATGAGGTTGCAAGAGAGATCACGAGCAAGCTATGA
- a CDS encoding DUF2938 domain-containing protein translates to MNHVLFILTIGIGATAVMDVWSIVRKPLLGVPLPNYGMVGRWIAHMAHGQFHHDNIAASSPKRGEHIIGWTAHYLIGIAFAALLIGIWGESWMQSPTIGPALATGIGTIAAPFLLMQPGMGAGVAASRTPHPTSARLQSLITHTAFGLGLYASGWAIQLFN, encoded by the coding sequence ATGAACCACGTACTATTCATATTAACAATCGGGATTGGAGCTACTGCAGTGATGGACGTGTGGAGCATCGTGCGAAAGCCATTGCTCGGAGTCCCTCTCCCAAACTATGGGATGGTGGGACGCTGGATAGCCCACATGGCACACGGACAGTTTCATCATGACAATATTGCCGCATCAAGCCCCAAACGCGGAGAACACATTATAGGGTGGACAGCTCATTATCTGATAGGCATCGCATTCGCTGCCTTATTAATCGGTATCTGGGGAGAGTCATGGATGCAGAGCCCAACGATTGGCCCCGCACTCGCAACGGGCATAGGCACCATTGCAGCCCCCTTTCTGCTGATGCAGCCGGGTATGGGTGCCGGAGTTGCCGCATCTCGGACACCACATCCTACCTCTGCCAGACTGCAGAGCCTCATAACACATACAGCGTTTGGGCTCGGCTTATATGCATCTGGCTGGGCAATACAACTTTTTAACTGA
- a CDS encoding helix-turn-helix domain-containing protein, producing MDIAEVAKRSGVPASTLRFYEKKRLISSLGRQGLRRVFNDNILERLALIALGRAAGFSLDEIGSMIGPKGDPNIDRDLLVNKSDEIDKTIKSLIAVRDGLRHVAVCSAPSHMECPKFRRLLGLAASGVISRKDVGMLSPKKAL from the coding sequence ATGGATATCGCTGAAGTAGCCAAACGTTCGGGTGTTCCAGCCTCAACGTTGCGCTTTTATGAGAAGAAAAGGTTAATCAGCTCTCTCGGAAGGCAAGGGTTACGCCGAGTTTTCAATGACAATATATTGGAGCGGCTGGCCCTTATTGCGCTGGGACGTGCAGCGGGATTTTCTCTAGATGAAATTGGCAGCATGATAGGACCTAAAGGAGATCCTAATATTGACAGAGATTTACTGGTGAACAAGTCAGATGAAATTGATAAGACGATCAAAAGCCTGATAGCGGTACGAGACGGTCTCCGACATGTCGCCGTTTGTTCTGCCCCAAGCCATATGGAATGTCCGAAGTTTCGACGTTTGCTTGGATTAGCGGCTTCGGGGGTGATTAGTAGAAAAGATGTGGGGATGCTTTCCCCAAAAAAGGCGCTTTAA